In bacterium, a single genomic region encodes these proteins:
- a CDS encoding glycosyltransferase family 2 protein, with the protein MLTDKKISIIVICWNDEGSVKEMHRRVTEVMRGITPNWELIYVNDASPDNALDVLREIAAKDKHLIVLNHSRNFGGQVAYTTGMRYADGDAVILLDGDIQDPPELFPEFVKQWLAGYTIVYGRRTRRKASLLMRFFYKAFYRVFRKMSYIDIPLDAGEFSLIGRKALDVINGFGEVDRYIRGMRAYVGFRSIGVPYTRDERYSGVSTNSFFELFKWAKRMIVAFSYKPLELISYVAAIVTVLAGIAIVVYTALYFFFPAPRGYLTMFVFMLFLGAVQLLSLSVIAEYLARIYEEVKHRPIGIVSEVINGRSNREPFDKLRV; encoded by the coding sequence ATGCTCACCGATAAAAAAATTTCCATCATCGTTATTTGCTGGAATGACGAGGGGAGTGTCAAAGAAATGCACCGGCGTGTCACGGAAGTGATGCGCGGCATTACGCCGAATTGGGAGCTTATTTACGTGAACGATGCGAGTCCGGATAACGCCCTGGACGTACTTCGCGAGATCGCGGCAAAAGACAAACATCTCATTGTATTGAATCATTCGCGCAATTTCGGCGGACAGGTGGCGTATACCACCGGCATGCGTTACGCGGACGGCGACGCGGTGATTCTTTTGGACGGTGACATTCAGGACCCGCCGGAGCTTTTTCCGGAATTTGTGAAGCAATGGCTTGCGGGATACACCATCGTGTATGGGCGTCGGACGCGGCGGAAGGCGAGTTTGCTCATGCGGTTTTTCTATAAAGCGTTTTACCGCGTGTTCCGCAAGATGTCTTACATCGACATTCCATTGGATGCGGGCGAGTTTTCGCTCATTGGCCGGAAGGCGCTCGACGTCATCAATGGCTTTGGCGAAGTTGATCGTTATATTCGCGGTATGCGTGCGTATGTTGGCTTCCGTTCTATCGGAGTTCCGTATACTCGTGATGAACGGTATTCGGGAGTAAGCACTAACAGTTTTTTTGAGCTTTTCAAATGGGCGAAGCGGATGATTGTCGCATTTTCGTATAAACCGCTGGAGCTTATTTCGTATGTCGCGGCAATCGTGACGGTTCTCGCGGGCATTGCGATTGTCGTCTATACCGCGTTGTATTTCTTTTTCCCGGCGCCGCGAGGATACCTCACCATGTTCGTATTCATGTTATTTTTGGGCGCGGTACAGCTACTCTCGCTTTCGGTTATCGCGGAATACTTGGCGAGGATTTATGAAGAAGTGAAACATCGGCCCATCGGGATTGTGTCGGAAGTCATTAACGGGAGGAGTAATCGCGAACCCTTCGACAAGCTCAGGGTATAA
- a CDS encoding glycosyltransferase family 4 protein: protein MRIIFFTTKLNFETGGYSTPELDLKLRALKALGHNVTVVTLFPGINRGAIPSAYPVIEERIGTSGQLAIHYGVYGMLKKYEKRADVFHVDGTVSLYGAGLYRMLGGRTPVVAGLNREQTSFPPFRKRREKFSVTRTFAELRRNIRYVIEKTIGIYLANHIDGFVYCSPMLRDRYIRFGLDVKKSFFIFDFLDAEDILRHKRAVRARQEGEFTIFTGGRMVWEKGFDLVLTAVAKMPERKRVRVVVAGDGPELRPLQKLAHDLGVADKVEFPGWLSMDELYAQLQRADCFILPCWRPEIASALVVYSMGVGVPTIVPRGGALQWFTGDAGFAFEDQNADDLAKKIGSLMNDEALAGALIEKGFARVEELDYHEPAKAFEQLLQRIACV from the coding sequence ATGCGCATCATCTTTTTTACCACAAAACTTAATTTTGAAACCGGAGGATACTCAACGCCGGAACTTGATCTGAAATTGCGGGCATTGAAAGCGCTTGGTCACAACGTGACTGTCGTCACGCTTTTTCCCGGAATTAACCGCGGGGCAATTCCTTCGGCATACCCCGTTATTGAGGAGCGTATCGGCACTTCGGGGCAGCTCGCCATCCATTATGGTGTGTACGGAATGCTTAAAAAATACGAGAAACGCGCGGACGTATTTCACGTTGATGGTACAGTGTCTTTGTATGGCGCGGGGCTGTACCGCATGCTCGGGGGGCGAACTCCGGTTGTAGCGGGCTTGAACCGGGAACAAACTTCCTTCCCACCTTTTCGTAAAAGAAGAGAGAAGTTTTCCGTGACGCGGACGTTCGCAGAGCTACGGCGAAATATCCGATATGTTATTGAAAAAACAATCGGCATTTATCTCGCGAATCATATTGACGGTTTCGTATATTGTTCGCCAATGCTCCGTGATCGTTATATCCGATTCGGGCTTGACGTGAAAAAATCTTTTTTTATCTTTGATTTTCTTGACGCGGAAGACATACTTCGGCATAAACGCGCTGTCCGCGCGCGACAAGAAGGCGAGTTCACTATTTTTACCGGAGGCAGGATGGTGTGGGAGAAGGGGTTTGACCTTGTGCTCACCGCGGTCGCAAAAATGCCGGAACGCAAGCGCGTTCGCGTTGTCGTCGCCGGCGACGGACCGGAGCTCCGGCCACTTCAAAAACTTGCCCACGATCTTGGCGTCGCGGACAAGGTTGAATTTCCCGGCTGGCTTTCTATGGATGAATTGTACGCGCAGTTGCAGCGTGCCGATTGTTTTATTCTGCCGTGCTGGCGTCCGGAAATCGCCTCGGCGCTCGTGGTGTATTCCATGGGCGTCGGCGTGCCGACGATTGTTCCACGGGGCGGAGCGTTACAATGGTTTACGGGTGACGCGGGATTCGCCTTTGAGGATCAGAATGCTGATGACTTGGCAAAAAAAATCGGGTCGTTGATGAATGACGAAGCGCTTGCCGGCGCGTTGATCGAAAAAGGATTCGCGCGCGTCGAAGAGCTTGATTATCATGAGCCGGCAAAGGCGTTTGAGCAACTTCTCCAACGCATCGCTTGTGTTTGA
- a CDS encoding glycosyltransferase family 2 protein, whose translation MKLSVIIPCFNEEENVRRFAPELLPVLDVLGMDSEVVLVDDGSADGTAREIKNIHDARVRLVAHEKNQGLSAAMRTGIAGATGDLIVFLDSDLTFHPKLIPALLSALEANDVDFVIGSPKLGGYAKDIPAYRLFVSKMANLVYATLLGKPVTSINQILRLYKTPQLKELHLTSKGYEINAEILFKLVFKGRTFVEIPAELTARQFGVSKLNYAREFRRHAVLLLKIIWWKFFSRSS comes from the coding sequence ATGAAATTATCCGTCATCATCCCGTGCTTTAACGAAGAAGAGAACGTGCGACGTTTCGCGCCGGAGCTTTTGCCAGTGCTTGATGTCTTAGGTATGGATAGTGAAGTGGTGCTTGTTGATGACGGTTCAGCTGATGGTACTGCGCGAGAAATAAAAAATATTCACGACGCACGCGTCCGTCTTGTCGCGCACGAAAAAAATCAGGGACTTTCCGCCGCGATGCGGACGGGGATTGCGGGCGCAACGGGCGATCTCATTGTTTTTCTTGATTCCGACCTGACGTTCCACCCCAAACTTATCCCCGCGCTTCTTAGTGCGCTTGAGGCGAATGATGTTGATTTTGTCATTGGTTCGCCTAAGCTGGGCGGTTACGCCAAAGACATTCCGGCGTACCGTTTGTTTGTGAGTAAAATGGCGAATTTAGTGTACGCAACGCTTTTAGGGAAACCGGTTACCTCCATTAATCAAATTCTTCGGCTCTACAAGACGCCGCAGTTGAAGGAGTTGCATTTAACGAGTAAGGGATACGAAATTAACGCGGAGATTTTGTTCAAACTGGTATTCAAAGGCAGGACGTTTGTTGAAATCCCCGCGGAGCTCACGGCGCGGCAATTCGGCGTATCCAAGCTTAATTACGCGCGCGAGTTCCGTCGCCACGCGGTGTTGCTGCTGAAGATTATTTGGTGGAAATTTTTCTCGCGGTCATCATGA
- the wecB gene encoding UDP-N-acetylglucosamine 2-epimerase (non-hydrolyzing): protein MTKLALIFGTRPEIIKMSPFIKGLEARERDFFIIHTGQHYSAQMDRVFWENFALPQAAYNLGVGSGTQGLQVGNMMIGIEAVLMKEKPDAVVVYADPNSAIAGALTAAKLNIPIIQLEGGLRSYDRTMPEEINRLVVDRLANYIFAPTKLQRAHLKKEGITKNVFVTGNLIADVVAEMLPRSERESVIHQTLGLEKGKYFLATVHRAGAVDDPKNFSNILAGLGQVAAHFKLPVIYPMHPRAKKNMAEFGLTVPRGVTLIEPAGYFDFLALLAHAKVILTDSGGLQEEGCILHVPVVSLRPNTERQETLALGSNMLSGYEPKSILQKTKLMAKKKPNWRHPYGKNVAKNMLDILEKNIGL, encoded by the coding sequence ATGACGAAACTCGCACTTATTTTCGGAACGCGGCCGGAGATTATCAAGATGTCTCCGTTCATCAAGGGCCTTGAAGCGCGGGAGCGCGATTTTTTTATTATCCATACGGGCCAGCATTATTCGGCGCAAATGGACAGGGTGTTCTGGGAAAACTTCGCGTTGCCGCAAGCCGCATATAATCTTGGCGTCGGTTCGGGCACGCAAGGCTTGCAAGTGGGCAATATGATGATCGGGATTGAAGCTGTGCTTATGAAAGAGAAGCCGGATGCCGTTGTTGTGTATGCGGACCCGAACAGCGCCATTGCTGGGGCCCTCACCGCCGCAAAACTGAACATTCCGATTATCCAGCTTGAGGGAGGGCTGCGCTCCTATGATCGGACCATGCCCGAGGAGATAAATCGGCTTGTGGTGGACCGGCTCGCGAATTATATTTTTGCGCCGACGAAACTTCAGCGCGCGCATTTAAAGAAAGAGGGTATCACAAAGAACGTTTTTGTCACCGGAAACCTTATTGCGGATGTTGTCGCGGAAATGCTCCCGCGTTCCGAGCGTGAGAGCGTGATACACCAGACGTTGGGATTGGAGAAAGGAAAATATTTTCTCGCGACGGTGCATCGCGCAGGCGCGGTGGACGACCCGAAAAACTTCTCAAACATTCTCGCGGGCTTGGGGCAAGTCGCGGCGCACTTCAAACTCCCGGTGATTTATCCGATGCATCCGCGGGCAAAAAAGAATATGGCCGAGTTCGGGTTGACTGTCCCGCGCGGAGTAACGCTTATTGAGCCGGCCGGTTATTTTGACTTCTTGGCGCTGCTCGCGCACGCGAAAGTTATTCTCACGGACTCCGGGGGGTTACAGGAAGAAGGATGCATTTTGCATGTTCCGGTTGTTTCGCTTCGGCCGAACACCGAACGGCAGGAGACGCTTGCTCTCGGATCAAACATGCTTTCCGGCTATGAGCCGAAATCTATTTTGCAGAAGACCAAGCTTATGGCGAAGAAAAAGCCGAATTGGCGGCATCCGTATGGAAAAAATGTCGCGAAGAATATGCTGGATATATTAGAAAAGAACATCGGGTTATAG
- a CDS encoding GDP-mannose 4,6-dehydratase, giving the protein MNILITGGAGFQGTHLAQKMLGLGHAVTVLNTLTPQASGNEQYLEGCRVLWGSITDAEVTEKAMRGKDVVFHLGARVNVDESIAHPWETMEVNVRGTYNVLEAVKKTGTRMILTSSCEVYGLPERAPVAENAELRPMSPYAASKAAADRLCFAYAQTYKTPVTIARFFNIFGERQKEGTFGAVIPIFVGRALAGKPITVFGTGEQTRDYVYISDVVRAYEMLLDHPELRGEVVNFGSGHATRIKDIAEYVAKKLNGKVIYADGRPGEASNMIADSSKAKRLLGWESAVNIYEGIDRYIAWRGKK; this is encoded by the coding sequence ATGAACATTCTTATCACCGGTGGGGCTGGGTTTCAGGGGACGCATTTGGCGCAAAAGATGCTTGGTTTAGGGCACGCGGTGACGGTGTTAAACACCCTTACGCCGCAGGCCTCCGGCAACGAACAATATCTTGAAGGTTGTCGCGTGCTTTGGGGTTCAATCACCGATGCCGAAGTGACCGAAAAGGCTATGCGCGGGAAGGATGTTGTTTTTCATCTTGGCGCTAGAGTCAACGTGGACGAGTCAATTGCCCACCCGTGGGAGACGATGGAGGTGAATGTGCGCGGCACATACAACGTGCTTGAAGCAGTCAAAAAAACCGGAACGCGGATGATCCTCACGTCTTCGTGCGAGGTGTATGGTTTGCCGGAACGGGCGCCGGTCGCGGAAAATGCCGAACTCCGTCCGATGAGCCCGTACGCCGCTTCAAAAGCTGCCGCTGACCGGCTGTGTTTCGCGTACGCGCAAACGTATAAAACGCCGGTGACCATCGCCCGATTTTTTAATATCTTTGGTGAGCGACAGAAGGAGGGGACATTCGGCGCCGTGATTCCGATTTTTGTCGGCCGCGCGTTGGCGGGCAAACCGATTACCGTGTTCGGTACGGGGGAGCAGACGCGTGATTATGTATATATTTCCGACGTCGTTCGCGCGTATGAAATGCTTTTGGACCACCCCGAGCTTCGTGGCGAGGTTGTAAATTTTGGGAGCGGTCACGCGACGCGTATCAAAGACATCGCCGAGTACGTCGCGAAAAAATTGAATGGAAAAGTGATTTACGCCGACGGTAGGCCTGGAGAGGCGTCCAACATGATCGCGGATTCATCTAAAGCAAAGCGGTTGCTTGGTTGGGAGTCGGCAGTAAACATTTATGAGGGTATTGACCGTTATATTGCATGGCGTGGGAAGAAGTAA
- a CDS encoding acetaldehyde dehydrogenase (acetylating) — translation MPNVNKLKVGIIGTGNIGSDLLMKVMRSPFLTCGMFTGRDKDSAGIARAKKLGVPTSHESIKAIIDDPACCDIVCDATSAAVHAEHAAILKKLGKFTIDLTPSRIGVPCIPILNLDEALEADNVSLITCGGQSVIPIARAIMEVHPETEYIELVGSIASKSAGPGTRANIEEYIRTTRSALEKFSGVPRGKVILILNPVEPPIHMHNTVYAQIPHPDIPALRKKIMAVVKRIQAYVPGYRLSVGPIARQDRVTVVTEVVGAEDFLPAYAGNLDIITCAAVKVAEAYAEKHVAGRRKKR, via the coding sequence ATGCCTAACGTCAACAAATTGAAGGTCGGAATCATCGGAACCGGCAACATCGGGAGCGATTTGCTCATGAAAGTCATGCGCTCGCCGTTTTTGACGTGTGGCATGTTCACCGGACGAGATAAAGACTCCGCCGGCATCGCACGCGCGAAAAAACTCGGCGTGCCAACCTCGCACGAATCCATTAAGGCGATCATTGACGACCCTGCGTGTTGCGACATCGTATGCGACGCGACCTCGGCCGCGGTACACGCCGAGCACGCCGCGATATTAAAAAAACTAGGGAAATTCACCATTGACCTTACCCCGTCGCGCATCGGCGTGCCCTGCATTCCCATTTTAAACCTTGACGAAGCGTTGGAAGCCGATAACGTGAGCTTAATCACGTGCGGAGGACAAAGTGTCATCCCCATCGCGCGAGCGATCATGGAGGTCCACCCCGAGACCGAATACATTGAGCTCGTCGGAAGCATCGCGTCCAAATCCGCGGGTCCGGGAACACGCGCGAACATTGAGGAATACATCCGGACGACCCGCAGCGCGCTCGAAAAGTTTTCCGGCGTGCCGCGCGGCAAAGTCATTCTTATCTTGAACCCCGTGGAACCGCCAATTCATATGCACAATACGGTGTACGCGCAGATTCCGCATCCGGACATTCCCGCATTGCGTAAAAAAATTATGGCCGTCGTGAAACGCATCCAAGCATATGTGCCCGGTTATCGTTTGTCGGTAGGACCTATCGCGCGGCAAGACAGAGTCACCGTTGTGACGGAAGTTGTTGGTGCCGAAGATTTTTTGCCGGCGTACGCGGGCAATCTTGATATCATCACCTGCGCGGCCGTCAAAGTCGCCGAAGCGTACGCCGAAAAGCACGTGGCTGGGCGACGCAAAAAGCGGTAA
- the dmpG gene encoding 4-hydroxy-2-oxovalerate aldolase, with protein sequence MNDIKIFDSTLRDGSHAIAHTLTPENVARYCRAIDGSGVHVVIVGHGNGLGASSLQVGLSSASDEALLKAARKELKHTKLGVLIFPGFGTIEDDLKPALALGTDVILVAAHCTEADLTAQYISYAKTQKKEVYGMLMMYHMTTKERLLTEAKKMEGYGAQGLLLMDSAGASTPALVKETVSHLVGNLSIPVGFHAHNNLGMAVAHTWIALEAGARIVDGTVKGFGAGAGNCALEVLTALLQKMGYKTPTNLYKLMDAGDELERSIMKKPQEISSISIASALAGVFSGFARPVKRAAEIYGVDPRDIFKILGERRIIVGQEDMVFEIAMELAKLKKGKSNKAIKQ encoded by the coding sequence ATGAACGACATCAAAATTTTTGATTCAACCCTGCGCGACGGCTCGCACGCCATCGCGCACACCCTAACACCGGAAAACGTCGCTCGGTACTGCCGGGCGATTGACGGCTCCGGCGTGCACGTGGTCATCGTCGGGCACGGGAACGGTCTTGGCGCCTCATCACTTCAAGTGGGACTTTCTTCCGCGTCAGACGAGGCACTGCTCAAAGCCGCGCGCAAAGAATTAAAACACACAAAGCTGGGTGTCCTTATTTTCCCGGGCTTTGGCACCATCGAAGACGACCTGAAACCGGCGCTCGCGCTCGGCACGGACGTCATACTTGTCGCGGCGCACTGCACCGAGGCAGACCTCACCGCGCAATACATTTCTTACGCGAAGACGCAAAAAAAAGAGGTGTACGGAATGCTGATGATGTATCACATGACGACCAAAGAGCGCTTGCTTACGGAAGCTAAAAAAATGGAAGGGTATGGCGCGCAAGGGCTGCTGTTAATGGACTCCGCCGGCGCCTCAACTCCCGCGCTGGTCAAAGAAACCGTTTCCCATCTCGTAGGAAACCTCTCTATTCCCGTGGGGTTCCACGCGCACAATAATTTGGGGATGGCGGTCGCGCACACATGGATCGCTCTCGAAGCCGGGGCGCGTATCGTTGACGGCACCGTCAAGGGTTTTGGCGCGGGCGCGGGCAATTGCGCGCTTGAAGTCTTAACCGCGCTGCTGCAGAAAATGGGTTATAAAACGCCGACGAATCTCTATAAACTCATGGACGCGGGCGATGAACTGGAGCGCTCCATTATGAAAAAACCGCAGGAGATCAGCTCCATCAGCATCGCAAGCGCTCTCGCCGGTGTATTTTCCGGCTTTGCGCGGCCAGTGAAACGCGCGGCGGAGATCTATGGCGTTGATCCGCGCGACATCTTTAAGATATTGGGCGAGCGCCGCATTATCGTCGGGCAGGAAGACATGGTGTTTGAAATCGCCATGGAGCTGGCTAAACTGAAGAAGGGCAAAAGCAATAAAGCAATAAAGCAATAA
- a CDS encoding thiamine pyrophosphate-binding protein: MNVADFLLKYFSDRGVTHAFLLPGGHAMFLNDALAKNKQLSYTCLLHEQGVAMAAEAYGRACGKPAIAMVTAGPGATNAITGVVGAWVDSSPMIIITGQSDLNIVRRAEKTGIRQLGAQGISIRAMVTPITKYFVTVDSPAKAGAYAAKAWEALHVGRPGPVWLEVPLDIQRSEVPPAVVRAAEHITAPRDVHRVTPTLAKYAAEVYKKITEAKRPLFIFGQGVRLSGGVSEFESVIKKIKIPLITSRLGLDIIPSDHPAFIGRPGTYGDRAANLAVQNADLIVAVGSRLATSMTGYNVKDFGRNAGIILVDIDEKELKKPDLRLVMPIKADAKAFLAALANEAGAKGDIERASWLAIAKGWRKKYPVVLPEYKTQNPVNTYYFVDRLSALAPEGAQILTDTSSIFHVSAQAWKIKKGQRYITTGGISTMGYWVASVGMCIANNRKPTIVLVGDGSLEMNIYGFATVKGSNLPIKIFVLNNNGYLLIRHTQKNFFEGRMIGESPASGVTLPDVRKVAEAYGLKTMRINSASEVDQKIKEMLAYDGPVVCEVMTPEWQFIMPRVGGMKQADGKVVPNRYENMSPPLPPEELKANMIAESGRSSLRAKRSNLT, encoded by the coding sequence ATGAATGTTGCCGATTTTCTCTTAAAATATTTCAGCGACCGCGGCGTCACGCACGCGTTCCTCTTGCCCGGCGGGCATGCCATGTTTTTAAATGATGCGCTCGCAAAAAATAAACAACTGAGCTACACCTGCCTGCTTCATGAACAAGGCGTCGCAATGGCGGCAGAGGCCTACGGACGCGCATGCGGAAAACCCGCAATCGCGATGGTAACCGCCGGCCCCGGAGCGACAAACGCCATCACGGGGGTTGTTGGCGCGTGGGTGGACTCTTCCCCTATGATCATCATCACAGGCCAGTCCGATCTGAATATTGTGCGACGCGCCGAAAAAACAGGCATACGCCAGCTTGGCGCGCAAGGCATTAGTATCCGCGCCATGGTCACGCCAATCACCAAATATTTTGTAACAGTGGACAGTCCCGCAAAGGCCGGCGCATATGCCGCGAAAGCGTGGGAAGCGCTCCACGTCGGACGTCCCGGCCCGGTGTGGCTTGAGGTGCCGCTGGACATCCAGCGCTCCGAAGTTCCGCCGGCGGTCGTTCGCGCGGCAGAACACATCACCGCGCCACGCGACGTGCATCGCGTGACACCAACGCTCGCCAAATATGCAGCTGAGGTGTACAAAAAAATCACGGAGGCAAAGCGACCGCTTTTCATCTTCGGCCAAGGCGTGCGCCTTTCAGGCGGCGTTTCGGAATTTGAATCGGTAATCAAAAAAATAAAAATTCCTCTTATCACCTCCCGCCTGGGGCTGGATATTATCCCAAGCGACCATCCCGCCTTCATCGGCCGCCCGGGCACATATGGCGACCGCGCCGCAAATTTAGCCGTACAAAACGCTGACCTTATTGTGGCCGTCGGCTCGCGCCTTGCGACTTCAATGACGGGATACAACGTAAAGGATTTTGGCAGGAACGCGGGCATTATTCTTGTGGACATTGACGAAAAGGAATTAAAAAAACCCGATCTCCGCCTCGTTATGCCAATCAAAGCCGACGCGAAAGCGTTTCTTGCGGCACTCGCAAACGAAGCAGGCGCGAAGGGCGACATTGAGCGCGCATCTTGGCTCGCCATCGCCAAGGGTTGGAGAAAAAAATACCCTGTGGTGCTTCCGGAATATAAAACACAAAATCCGGTAAACACATATTACTTCGTGGATCGGCTCTCCGCGCTGGCGCCCGAAGGAGCGCAAATTCTTACGGACACCAGTTCAATCTTCCACGTAAGCGCGCAAGCGTGGAAGATTAAAAAGGGTCAACGCTATATCACGACCGGCGGCATTTCCACTATGGGCTACTGGGTGGCGAGCGTGGGCATGTGCATTGCGAACAACAGGAAACCCACGATCGTACTTGTCGGTGACGGCAGTTTGGAAATGAACATCTACGGATTCGCAACCGTAAAAGGAAGCAACCTTCCGATTAAGATATTTGTCTTAAATAACAACGGCTACCTGCTCATCCGCCACACGCAAAAAAACTTTTTTGAAGGACGCATGATCGGCGAAAGCCCTGCCTCGGGCGTCACGCTCCCCGATGTGCGAAAAGTCGCCGAAGCGTATGGCCTAAAAACCATGCGCATCAACTCAGCGAGCGAGGTAGATCAAAAAATCAAAGAAATGCTCGCCTACGACGGCCCCGTGGTGTGTGAAGTCATGACCCCCGAGTGGCAATTTATTATGCCGAGAGTCGGCGGGATGAAACAAGCGGACGGAAAAGTTGTGCCGAACAGGTACGAGAACATGTCTCCCCCGCTTCCGCCGGAGGAATTAAAAGCGAATATGATCGCGGAGTCGGGGCGATCGTCATTGCGAGCAAAGCGAAGCAATCTTACATAA
- a CDS encoding NAD(P)-dependent oxidoreductase codes for MKIFLTGGAGFIGKNIIEQLGKVHEIIAPTREELDLTNSEAVFTFLKKHPVDVVIHAANIGGTRKQQHVFGITHTNLKMFFNIIRAKPFFKRMITLGSGAEYGKQHPIMNVNENNFSTHVPDDEYGLYKYVCAEYASKVDYITHVRLFGVFGKYEDIQIRFISNAICKALSGMPITIRQNVVFDYIFVDDLVRILDAFVRRKPKEIFFNTGRGEGVDLRTIAKKVIHEVGTKVPVLVQTPGRAKEYTCSTARLKKTLTHFSYTPLDIAIAKLVAYYQTILPTIDRELLTRDI; via the coding sequence ATGAAAATTTTTCTTACCGGCGGCGCCGGATTCATCGGAAAAAACATCATTGAACAGCTCGGCAAAGTGCACGAGATTATTGCGCCCACGCGCGAGGAGCTTGACCTCACGAACTCCGAGGCGGTATTCACGTTCCTCAAGAAACATCCGGTGGATGTCGTGATTCATGCCGCAAACATCGGCGGTACGCGCAAGCAACAGCACGTCTTCGGCATCACGCACACGAACCTCAAAATGTTTTTCAATATTATCCGCGCGAAACCATTTTTCAAACGCATGATCACGCTCGGATCCGGCGCGGAATACGGCAAGCAACACCCCATCATGAACGTGAACGAAAACAATTTCAGCACCCACGTTCCCGACGACGAGTACGGCCTCTATAAATACGTTTGCGCGGAGTACGCGTCAAAGGTGGACTACATCACGCACGTGCGACTCTTCGGAGTGTTCGGAAAATACGAGGATATCCAAATCCGCTTTATTTCCAACGCCATCTGCAAGGCGCTTTCGGGCATGCCCATCACCATTCGCCAGAACGTCGTGTTTGATTACATTTTCGTTGACGACCTCGTGCGGATACTGGACGCGTTTGTCCGCCGCAAACCGAAAGAAATATTTTTCAACACCGGCCGCGGTGAAGGCGTAGATCTTCGGACCATCGCGAAAAAAGTCATTCACGAAGTCGGCACGAAAGTACCCGTGCTCGTGCAGACGCCGGGACGCGCGAAGGAATACACCTGTTCAACCGCGCGCCTCAAAAAAACGTTGACGCACTTCTCATACACGCCGCTCGATATCGCCATCGCGAAACTTGTCGCGTACTACCAAACTATCCTCCCCACGATTGACCGCGAACTACTCACGCGCGACATTTAA